The Ammoniphilus oxalaticus genome contains a region encoding:
- a CDS encoding methyl-accepting chemotaxis protein, with protein MRFNINKKLLGGFSIIILVLIMIIGIGYYQINAINQSYTELIEERMIKAMEVKDLQIASKKIIVAGRGYLLSGEQSVMQDYNEAKEEFQDRYTSLLNRLNLEENQNMLEAMNKTQEEYNEFTEHLFDLKAQNNEDYLTISTNEGREIVNRLDNHAVEMANFQFEIAEKSIVENTEIVNKTKKNLLIIGAIAVLLATAIAYAIGRLISRPIVRLADSASKIADGDLTIDDIHIRNNDEIGDLATAFNQMSGNLRQVITQLSANSSQVAASAEELTASAEQTMEANTQITTAIQEVASGAEAQGQGAINSSHAMREMVAGIQQVAETTTTVSELATETTNEAHRGNQSLQKVIEQMNTIQLVVEDSASVVRSLGDLSKEIENITEVINSIAEQTNLLALNAAIEAARAGEHGRGFAVVADEVKNLAEQSKDSTEQIASLIQRIQKDTSDAVKGMNDGTKEVGIGMEVVRKAEAGFETIVNYIEQVASQIQEASSVSEEMSASVEEMQASIDEITNIAQLSADNTQNVASASEEQLASMEEITASAAALSKLAEDLQMYAQRFKV; from the coding sequence GTGAGATTCAATATCAACAAAAAACTGCTAGGTGGTTTTTCGATCATCATCCTTGTTCTTATTATGATTATCGGAATTGGCTATTATCAAATTAATGCTATCAATCAAAGCTATACAGAACTAATCGAAGAAAGAATGATCAAAGCGATGGAAGTAAAAGATTTGCAAATCGCATCTAAAAAGATCATCGTAGCAGGACGCGGCTACCTGCTTTCAGGCGAACAGTCCGTCATGCAAGATTATAACGAGGCAAAGGAAGAGTTCCAAGATAGATACACAAGTTTACTCAACCGATTGAATTTAGAAGAAAACCAGAACATGCTTGAGGCAATGAATAAGACCCAAGAAGAGTACAATGAATTTACGGAACATTTATTTGATTTAAAAGCGCAAAATAACGAGGATTATTTAACGATCTCAACGAATGAAGGGCGTGAAATTGTCAATCGGTTGGATAACCACGCGGTGGAAATGGCCAACTTCCAATTTGAAATTGCGGAAAAATCGATTGTAGAAAACACAGAAATAGTAAATAAAACGAAAAAAAATCTGCTCATAATCGGGGCTATTGCTGTATTGCTCGCAACCGCCATTGCTTATGCGATTGGGCGCCTCATCTCTAGGCCGATTGTTCGTTTAGCCGATTCAGCTTCAAAAATAGCGGATGGCGATCTTACCATTGATGATATCCACATTCGAAATAACGATGAGATTGGCGATCTAGCTACCGCGTTCAATCAAATGTCAGGCAATCTAAGGCAGGTCATTACACAATTGAGCGCCAACTCGTCACAAGTTGCTGCCTCGGCCGAAGAACTTACCGCCAGCGCGGAGCAAACGATGGAAGCAAACACCCAAATTACAACCGCCATTCAAGAAGTCGCGAGCGGAGCTGAAGCGCAAGGACAAGGCGCTATTAATAGTTCTCATGCGATGCGCGAAATGGTCGCAGGGATTCAACAAGTAGCGGAAACGACTACAACCGTTTCTGAATTAGCAACAGAAACAACCAATGAGGCGCATCGAGGCAATCAATCATTGCAAAAGGTCATTGAACAAATGAATACAATCCAACTTGTTGTCGAAGATTCCGCATCCGTCGTGCGAAGCTTAGGCGATCTTTCCAAAGAAATTGAAAATATTACGGAAGTCATTAACTCAATCGCGGAACAAACAAACTTGCTAGCGCTCAATGCCGCGATAGAAGCCGCGCGAGCGGGCGAACATGGTCGGGGCTTTGCCGTCGTCGCCGATGAGGTAAAAAATTTAGCGGAACAATCCAAAGACTCGACGGAGCAAATCGCATCCTTAATCCAACGGATTCAAAAAGATACATCTGACGCGGTGAAAGGCATGAATGATGGCACGAAGGAAGTTGGAATTGGAATGGAGGTCGTACGCAAAGCGGAAGCTGGATTTGAAACTATTGTAAACTATATCGAGCAAGTCGCTAGCCAAATCCAAGAAGCTTCAAGCGTTTCAGAAGAAATGTCTGCCAGTGTAGAAGAAATGCAAGCCTCAATCGATGAAATTACGAACATTGCTCAACTGTCGGCGGACAATACCCAAAACGTCGCCTCCGCATCTGAGGAACAACTTGCTTCCATGGAAGAAATCACCGCTTCCGCAGCAGCGCTTTCCAAGTTAGCTGAGGATTTACAAATGTACGCGCAGCGTTTCAAAGTTTAA
- a CDS encoding methyl-accepting chemotaxis protein — MRWTISKKLLSSFSIVILLLIGIISFGFYEITKIDKSYSHLIDDRMVKAMNVRDLQMAVKNVMINTRGYLITGDPYALQAYKIAHEEYDEKSRLLRSTLTKPENIKMLDGLRQTAEDYDDLAERLFASKDQNDIAGYIDLVINEGRDTIARFDEQATNLANHQIELLEQESAENTKQVSEVKTKILIVGLLAIIVGSATAILMGRLISKPIRTIAESANRIAGGDLTTDQIQVRNKDELGELASSFNQMAANLRRVIGQVSDNAIHVAASADELTASAEQTSQATQQIAISIQEVASGAETQGKGAMESAQAMREMAQGVAQVAEATASVAELASDTTRQANKGSESLQKVIEQMNTIDQVVGDSAIVVERLGTLSLEIGDIIGAITSIADQTNLLSLNAAIEAARAGEHGRGFAVVADEVKKLAEQSKQSAEQITSLIVRIQEDTAQAVRAMGHGTEEVRVGLEVVRETGEGFKQILSLIDQVATQIQEASAASEEMSASVEEVNATIEEIARIAQQSADNTQNVASASEEQLASMEEVTSSAEALSEMAEQLQAHIHRFKI, encoded by the coding sequence GTGCGCTGGACGATTAGCAAGAAATTATTGAGTAGTTTTTCGATAGTCATCCTGTTGTTAATTGGGATTATTAGTTTTGGTTTTTATGAAATCACAAAAATTGACAAAAGTTATTCCCATCTAATTGACGATCGGATGGTGAAAGCGATGAATGTAAGAGACTTACAAATGGCAGTAAAGAATGTCATGATCAATACACGCGGTTATTTAATTACAGGTGATCCCTATGCGTTGCAAGCTTATAAAATTGCGCATGAAGAATACGATGAAAAATCTCGTCTATTAAGAAGTACGCTTACAAAACCCGAAAACATTAAAATGCTGGATGGATTGCGTCAAACAGCTGAAGATTACGATGATCTCGCTGAACGTTTGTTCGCATCGAAAGATCAAAATGATATAGCCGGTTACATCGACTTGGTTATCAATGAAGGTCGTGACACGATCGCCCGATTCGATGAGCAGGCAACAAATCTTGCAAATCACCAAATTGAATTACTAGAACAAGAAAGCGCCGAAAATACGAAACAAGTCAGTGAGGTAAAGACAAAAATTTTAATTGTTGGCTTGCTCGCCATTATCGTTGGAAGCGCAACAGCAATCCTAATGGGTCGTCTTATTTCAAAACCAATCAGGACGATTGCCGAATCTGCGAATAGGATTGCGGGAGGCGACTTAACAACCGATCAGATCCAAGTCAGAAACAAAGACGAGCTTGGCGAGTTGGCAAGTTCGTTTAATCAAATGGCGGCGAATTTAAGAAGAGTAATCGGTCAAGTCAGCGATAATGCAATTCATGTCGCCGCTTCCGCCGATGAGCTAACCGCAAGCGCTGAACAAACTTCACAAGCAACCCAACAAATCGCAATATCCATCCAAGAAGTTGCTTCCGGCGCAGAAACCCAAGGCAAAGGAGCTATGGAAAGCGCTCAAGCGATGCGTGAAATGGCCCAAGGGGTTGCCCAAGTCGCGGAAGCAACCGCTTCGGTAGCAGAATTAGCATCCGACACGACACGACAAGCAAACAAAGGGAGCGAGTCACTGCAAAAAGTGATCGAACAGATGAACACAATCGATCAAGTCGTTGGTGATTCTGCTATCGTCGTCGAAAGGCTTGGGACGCTATCGCTTGAAATTGGCGATATTATTGGGGCGATTACCTCGATTGCCGATCAAACAAACCTGTTATCATTGAACGCAGCGATTGAAGCGGCCCGAGCGGGCGAACATGGCCGAGGTTTTGCCGTCGTTGCCGATGAAGTGAAAAAGCTAGCGGAGCAATCTAAACAGTCAGCGGAACAAATCACGAGTCTAATCGTACGAATTCAGGAGGACACGGCGCAAGCGGTTCGAGCAATGGGTCATGGAACGGAGGAAGTGCGCGTCGGACTAGAGGTTGTCCGTGAAACAGGCGAAGGATTCAAACAAATTTTATCGTTAATCGACCAAGTCGCGACCCAAATCCAAGAAGCGTCCGCCGCTTCAGAAGAAATGTCAGCCAGCGTGGAAGAAGTGAATGCCACAATCGAAGAAATTGCGCGAATCGCGCAACAGTCTGCTGACAACACGCAAAATGTAGCCTCCGCTTCAGAAGAACAACTCGCGTCAATGGAAGAAGTGACATCATCGGCTGAAGCTCTGTCAGAGATGGCTGAACAATTACAAGCGCATATTCATCGCTTCAAAATATAG